A single Apostichopus japonicus isolate 1M-3 chromosome 11, ASM3797524v1, whole genome shotgun sequence DNA region contains:
- the LOC139976472 gene encoding transmembrane and coiled-coil domain-containing protein 4-like isoform X2, with amino-acid sequence MAASKEETDGEVSKGQDEKPLNEVLGDVARFSYLGSVSISLGLMYPGEWHRKWNGEVIADLKKHLKMSDDSLPVMENMMQEKATKENQALYIKKLIEDPNLIRNEIILQDLLSLALKSGAYDARMRVLIYRLGELCQVDPERTYQQELMLVEKFIHAQTEMTEEELREKKKSESMRKYRRYFAVGAATLAGGALIGLTGGLAAPLVASASIALLGPGIAFIGTHAGIVAMASVFGVAGAGLTGYKMKKRVGEVEEFEFESLTEGRDLHVTLCISGWLTKDRSDNFYMPWLTVDNSKEIYCLKWESKYLMELGESLEYLLNKVMTIAAKEALKYTVLAGLMAALALPATAYASLTAIDNPWGIATNRAAEVGQQLAEVLLMRQQGKRPITLIGFSMGARAIYFCLKELASRTGCEGIIQDVYLLGAPVPFDRDIWEQFPRVVAGKIYNGYCRGDWLLQFVYRTASAQVNNIVGLDAVPWKHDIMVNKDLTEIVSGHLDYSNKMDVILKEMGIRQKERRTSSCLSKLTKGKLLTKDRPPDSGEEAQSDDQSEETLCIDAKDLNLSPTRKKMEEATGFSSDVTKSPSLNLFQSRSTQDKKRSQSMMEISEAVVGGGTREEHGSFQEETDVKNDQGNVEIGRPERNRELPPSKDSSSANKAQSLKVERLPEEEELRAGLKTGMKGGNVGNYGIGTSTSQNFDAALTAEVDSIEI; translated from the exons ATGGCTGCCAGTAAGGAAGAGACGGATGGTGAAGTTTCTAAAGGACAGGATGAGAAACCTTTAAATGAAGTTTTAGGTGATGTCGCAAGATTCTCATACTTAGGGTCTGTTTCCATCAGCCTTGGGTTAATGTACCCCGGCGAATGGCacag gaaATGGAATGGAGAAGTCATAGCAGACTTGAAGAAACATCTCAAAATGTCAGACGACTCACTTCCTGTTATGGAAAACATGATGCAAGAAAAAGCAACCAAAGAGAACCAGGCACTGTACATCAAAAAATTGATAGAAGACCCGAATCTAATCAGGAACGAAATCATTCTCCAG GACTTGTTGTCCCTGGCCCTTAAATCGGGTGCTTATGATGCTAGAATGCGAGTTCTAATCTACCGGCTCGGAGAACTTTGCCAAGTTGACCCAGAGAGGACGTACCAACAAGAACTGATGCTTGTGGAGAAGTTTATTCATGCACAAACTGAAATGACTGA GGAGGAGCTTAGAGAGAAGAAAAAGTCAGAATCAATGAGGAAGTATCGACGATATTTTGCTGTGGGAGCAGCAACCCTTGCTGGTGGTGCTCTTATTG GTTTGACCGGTGGCCTCGCTGCCCCTCTGGTGGCATCAGCCAGCATTGCCTTGCTGGGACCTGGAATAGCATTCATCGGTACCCATGCTGGTATTGTTGCCATGGCGTCGGTGTTTGGTGTTGCCGGAGCAGGACTGACTG GTTACAAAATGAAGAAACGTGTTGGTGAGGTGgaagaatttgaatttgaaagcCTGACTGAAGGGAGAGACCTCCATGTCACACTTTGCATTTCAGGATGGCTGACCAAGGACAGATCAG ATAATTTCTACATGCCGTGGTTGACAGTCGATAACAGTAAAGAGATTTACTGTTTGAAATGGGAATCTAAGTACCTTATGGAGCTTGGTGAATCGTTGGAGTACCTTCTCAACAAAGTCATGACCATTGCAGCTAAGGAGGCCTTGAAATACACAGTACTGGCTG GTCTAATGGCTGCTCTCGCCCTACCGGCCACAGCCTACGCATCTCTGACAGCGATCGACAATCCCTGGGGTATTGCAACCAACAGAGCAGCTGAGGTGGGCCAGCAGTTAGCAGAAGTGCTTCTAATGAGGCAACAG GGTAAGAGACCTATAACCCTCATCGGTTTCAGCATGGGTGCCAGGGCAATTTATTTCTGTCTCAAGGAGTTGGCATCCAGGACAG GATGTGAAGGGATTATCCAAGATGTCTACCTTCTTGGTGCACCTGTTCCATTTGATAGAGATATCTGGGAACAGTTTCCCAGGGTGGTAGCAGGCAAGATTTACAATGGCTACTGCAG AGGTGATTGGCTACTTCAGTTTGTGTATAGGACAGCCTCTGCTCAGGTTAATAACATCGTGGGACTGGATGCCGTTCCATGGAAGCATGACATTATGGTCAACAAAGACCTCACAGAAATT GTCAGCGGTCATTTGGACTATTCGAACAAGATGGACGTTATTCTGAAAGAAATGGGGATCAGGCAAAAAGAGAGAAGGACATCTTCCTGCCTCAGTAAACTGACCAAAGGAAAGCTCTTGACGAAAGATCGGCCGCCAGATTCGGGGGAAGAGGCCCAATCAGATGATCAATCGGAGGAGACGCTGTGCATCGACGCCAAGGATCTGAATCTCTCACCGACCCGAAAGAAGATGGAAGAGGCGACTGGATTCTCCTCGGACGTCACAAAGAGTCCGTCATTAAATCTCTTCCAATCCCGATCGACGCAGGACAAGAAGAGAAGTCAGTCGATGATGGAGATATCAGAGGCAGTTGTAGGCGGAGGTACAAGAGAGGAGCACGGCAGCTTCCAGGAGGAGACGGATGTTAAAAACGATCAAGGTAACGTAGAAATAGGACGACCGGAGCGAAACAGAGAACTTCCTCCCTCCAAAGATTCAAGTTCCGCAAACAAGGCTCAAAGTCTGAAAGTTGAGAGATTGCCAGAGGAGGAAGAGCTAAGAGCTGGTCTGAAAACTGGAATGAAGGGTGGCAATGTTGGAAATTATGGGATAGGAACCTCTACTTCCCAGAACTTTGATGCAGCTCTAACTGCAGAAGTAGATAGTatagaaatttga
- the LOC139976472 gene encoding transmembrane and coiled-coil domain-containing protein 4-like isoform X1 — protein MAASKEETDGEVSKGQDEKPLNEVLGDVARFSYLGSVSISLGLMYPGEWHRKWNGEVIADLKKHLKMSDDSLPVMENMMQEKATKENQALYIKKLIEDPNLIRNEIILQDLLSLALKSGAYDARMRVLIYRLGELCQVDPERTYQQELMLVEKFIHAQTEMTEEELREKKKSESMRKYRRYFAVGAATLAGGALIGLTGGLAAPLVASASIALLGPGIAFIGTHAGIVAMASVFGVAGAGLTGYKMKKRVGEVEEFEFESLTEGRDLHVTLCISGWLTKDRSVDDPEGKIVRTFSSNNFYMPWLTVDNSKEIYCLKWESKYLMELGESLEYLLNKVMTIAAKEALKYTVLAGLMAALALPATAYASLTAIDNPWGIATNRAAEVGQQLAEVLLMRQQGKRPITLIGFSMGARAIYFCLKELASRTGCEGIIQDVYLLGAPVPFDRDIWEQFPRVVAGKIYNGYCRGDWLLQFVYRTASAQVNNIVGLDAVPWKHDIMVNKDLTEIVSGHLDYSNKMDVILKEMGIRQKERRTSSCLSKLTKGKLLTKDRPPDSGEEAQSDDQSEETLCIDAKDLNLSPTRKKMEEATGFSSDVTKSPSLNLFQSRSTQDKKRSQSMMEISEAVVGGGTREEHGSFQEETDVKNDQGNVEIGRPERNRELPPSKDSSSANKAQSLKVERLPEEEELRAGLKTGMKGGNVGNYGIGTSTSQNFDAALTAEVDSIEI, from the exons ATGGCTGCCAGTAAGGAAGAGACGGATGGTGAAGTTTCTAAAGGACAGGATGAGAAACCTTTAAATGAAGTTTTAGGTGATGTCGCAAGATTCTCATACTTAGGGTCTGTTTCCATCAGCCTTGGGTTAATGTACCCCGGCGAATGGCacag gaaATGGAATGGAGAAGTCATAGCAGACTTGAAGAAACATCTCAAAATGTCAGACGACTCACTTCCTGTTATGGAAAACATGATGCAAGAAAAAGCAACCAAAGAGAACCAGGCACTGTACATCAAAAAATTGATAGAAGACCCGAATCTAATCAGGAACGAAATCATTCTCCAG GACTTGTTGTCCCTGGCCCTTAAATCGGGTGCTTATGATGCTAGAATGCGAGTTCTAATCTACCGGCTCGGAGAACTTTGCCAAGTTGACCCAGAGAGGACGTACCAACAAGAACTGATGCTTGTGGAGAAGTTTATTCATGCACAAACTGAAATGACTGA GGAGGAGCTTAGAGAGAAGAAAAAGTCAGAATCAATGAGGAAGTATCGACGATATTTTGCTGTGGGAGCAGCAACCCTTGCTGGTGGTGCTCTTATTG GTTTGACCGGTGGCCTCGCTGCCCCTCTGGTGGCATCAGCCAGCATTGCCTTGCTGGGACCTGGAATAGCATTCATCGGTACCCATGCTGGTATTGTTGCCATGGCGTCGGTGTTTGGTGTTGCCGGAGCAGGACTGACTG GTTACAAAATGAAGAAACGTGTTGGTGAGGTGgaagaatttgaatttgaaagcCTGACTGAAGGGAGAGACCTCCATGTCACACTTTGCATTTCAGGATGGCTGACCAAGGACAGATCAG TTGATGATCCAGAGGGCAAGATTGTTCGAACATTTTCATCCA ATAATTTCTACATGCCGTGGTTGACAGTCGATAACAGTAAAGAGATTTACTGTTTGAAATGGGAATCTAAGTACCTTATGGAGCTTGGTGAATCGTTGGAGTACCTTCTCAACAAAGTCATGACCATTGCAGCTAAGGAGGCCTTGAAATACACAGTACTGGCTG GTCTAATGGCTGCTCTCGCCCTACCGGCCACAGCCTACGCATCTCTGACAGCGATCGACAATCCCTGGGGTATTGCAACCAACAGAGCAGCTGAGGTGGGCCAGCAGTTAGCAGAAGTGCTTCTAATGAGGCAACAG GGTAAGAGACCTATAACCCTCATCGGTTTCAGCATGGGTGCCAGGGCAATTTATTTCTGTCTCAAGGAGTTGGCATCCAGGACAG GATGTGAAGGGATTATCCAAGATGTCTACCTTCTTGGTGCACCTGTTCCATTTGATAGAGATATCTGGGAACAGTTTCCCAGGGTGGTAGCAGGCAAGATTTACAATGGCTACTGCAG AGGTGATTGGCTACTTCAGTTTGTGTATAGGACAGCCTCTGCTCAGGTTAATAACATCGTGGGACTGGATGCCGTTCCATGGAAGCATGACATTATGGTCAACAAAGACCTCACAGAAATT GTCAGCGGTCATTTGGACTATTCGAACAAGATGGACGTTATTCTGAAAGAAATGGGGATCAGGCAAAAAGAGAGAAGGACATCTTCCTGCCTCAGTAAACTGACCAAAGGAAAGCTCTTGACGAAAGATCGGCCGCCAGATTCGGGGGAAGAGGCCCAATCAGATGATCAATCGGAGGAGACGCTGTGCATCGACGCCAAGGATCTGAATCTCTCACCGACCCGAAAGAAGATGGAAGAGGCGACTGGATTCTCCTCGGACGTCACAAAGAGTCCGTCATTAAATCTCTTCCAATCCCGATCGACGCAGGACAAGAAGAGAAGTCAGTCGATGATGGAGATATCAGAGGCAGTTGTAGGCGGAGGTACAAGAGAGGAGCACGGCAGCTTCCAGGAGGAGACGGATGTTAAAAACGATCAAGGTAACGTAGAAATAGGACGACCGGAGCGAAACAGAGAACTTCCTCCCTCCAAAGATTCAAGTTCCGCAAACAAGGCTCAAAGTCTGAAAGTTGAGAGATTGCCAGAGGAGGAAGAGCTAAGAGCTGGTCTGAAAACTGGAATGAAGGGTGGCAATGTTGGAAATTATGGGATAGGAACCTCTACTTCCCAGAACTTTGATGCAGCTCTAACTGCAGAAGTAGATAGTatagaaatttga